A portion of the Granulosicoccus antarcticus IMCC3135 genome contains these proteins:
- a CDS encoding iron ABC transporter substrate-binding protein yields MESIQDTSSRKSLCFATLVVMLSTLCSPAIASRSIIDSAGRTVEIPDTINTVFAAGPPASVLVYVVRPETLAGWPRALRKNEIPYIAADYQSLPETGRLTGRGGEANLETVLSIKPDLIIDFGSIRDTYIDLANRVQAQTGIPYVLIDGRFDQTPAALRLTGDILGASERGEALARAAEKLFSRVDAITAAVAEGDRPRVYLARGPDGLETGSKGSINTEIIERAGGRNVIDAGDGRHGGLVEISMENMIAVDPDYIVTWDQNFFADARQNPLWAGISAMQEDQFYLSPTAPFGWIDRPPSLNRIIGLQWMSRLLYPEQWDTELSEEAAQFYQDWYHVELDEEQLQVLLSWAEGQPPE; encoded by the coding sequence ATGGAATCGATACAAGACACCAGCAGTCGGAAGTCTCTATGCTTTGCAACCCTTGTCGTGATGCTCAGCACACTGTGCTCGCCTGCCATCGCCTCACGCTCCATCATCGATAGTGCGGGCAGAACGGTTGAGATTCCCGATACCATCAATACCGTGTTCGCTGCCGGCCCTCCCGCCTCGGTGCTGGTCTATGTTGTGCGCCCTGAAACACTCGCCGGCTGGCCACGTGCGTTGCGAAAGAACGAGATCCCCTATATCGCAGCTGACTATCAGAGCCTGCCTGAAACCGGCAGACTCACCGGACGTGGAGGCGAGGCAAACCTTGAGACAGTATTAAGCATCAAACCGGATCTGATAATCGACTTCGGTTCGATCCGCGATACCTATATTGATCTGGCCAACAGGGTCCAGGCACAAACTGGCATACCCTATGTGCTGATCGACGGGCGCTTCGATCAAACGCCGGCCGCCCTTCGTCTGACAGGCGATATTCTGGGCGCCAGCGAACGCGGTGAGGCTCTGGCAAGGGCGGCAGAAAAATTGTTCTCACGTGTCGATGCCATCACCGCAGCAGTCGCCGAAGGCGACCGACCTCGCGTCTATCTGGCCCGCGGTCCTGATGGCCTGGAAACCGGCAGCAAAGGCTCTATCAATACCGAAATCATCGAACGTGCCGGTGGCAGAAATGTCATTGATGCAGGCGACGGGCGTCACGGTGGGCTGGTCGAGATCTCCATGGAAAACATGATTGCCGTCGACCCCGACTATATCGTTACCTGGGATCAGAACTTCTTTGCCGATGCTCGCCAGAATCCTCTATGGGCAGGTATCAGCGCGATGCAGGAAGACCAGTTCTACCTCTCGCCTACCGCACCGTTTGGCTGGATAGACCGGCCACCATCGCTCAACCGGATTATCGGATTACAGTGGATGTCACGTCTGCTGTATCCGGAACAATGGGACACCGAGCTCAGCGAGGAGGCGGCTCAGTTCTACCAGGACTGGTATCACGTTGAGCTGGATGAGGAGCAGCTACAGGTGCTGCTGTCATGGGCAGAGGGCCAGCCTCCCGAATGA
- a CDS encoding efflux RND transporter periplasmic adaptor subunit, translating to MKKLIDSLSGKNDSSVWVAVVLLCVSTAVNAEVRMSDSLEGDYSHECLIEPNRVLKLGSETQGLVDVLEVDRGDYVKAGDVVARLRSTVERGRVEQARKRAAMKGEINARKADLELTSIVLKRSDRLHKQALIPSQELDEARAQHRVAQAALRQAEDTVDQLKLDLVRAEALLAQRIIRSPIDGVVVEQHAFAGEYVQDNPVITIAQLNPLRVEVVLPLKEFGRYVVGDTAVVKPELGGPPVNARVDIVDPLLDASSGTFGIRLLLDNSKGDLVAGQKCEVTIKTESAASAG from the coding sequence ATGAAAAAGTTAATTGATAGCTTGTCAGGGAAAAATGACTCAAGCGTCTGGGTGGCGGTAGTACTGCTGTGTGTCAGTACGGCTGTCAATGCCGAGGTGCGTATGTCTGACAGCCTTGAGGGCGATTATTCCCATGAGTGTTTGATCGAACCCAACCGGGTGCTGAAACTCGGTAGTGAAACTCAGGGGCTTGTCGATGTTCTGGAGGTGGATCGGGGAGACTACGTGAAAGCGGGTGATGTGGTCGCTCGTTTGAGATCGACTGTAGAGCGTGGTCGAGTAGAACAGGCCCGTAAACGTGCTGCCATGAAAGGCGAGATAAACGCACGCAAAGCAGATCTGGAGCTGACCAGTATTGTCTTGAAGCGCTCGGACAGACTGCACAAACAAGCATTGATTCCCTCACAGGAGCTGGATGAGGCTCGCGCACAGCATCGTGTCGCACAAGCGGCTCTGCGACAGGCTGAAGATACTGTCGATCAACTGAAACTGGATCTGGTGCGTGCGGAGGCCTTGCTGGCACAACGAATCATCCGCAGTCCTATTGATGGTGTGGTGGTCGAGCAGCATGCCTTTGCGGGTGAATACGTTCAGGACAATCCTGTTATAACCATCGCGCAACTGAATCCGTTGCGCGTTGAAGTCGTTTTGCCGTTGAAAGAATTTGGCAGATACGTCGTTGGTGATACGGCTGTCGTGAAACCGGAGCTGGGCGGTCCACCGGTTAATGCACGGGTGGATATTGTTGATCCATTGCTGGACGCCAGCAGTGGTACGTTCGGTATCCGGCTATTGCTGGATAATTCGAAGGGAGATCTGGTGGCCGGTCAGAAATGTGAAGTCACTATCAAAACTGAGAGCGCTGCCAGTGCAGGCTAA
- a CDS encoding EAL domain-containing protein — protein sequence MKIVTAFRAMMQRSQAVKLAFSLSMLLLCLLFMADLLTLRGNPANERQAARKVVAESLAIQLSTLVNIADKRALQHAISEFVMRNEDVLAASIARFSGEKLAEYGELDKLTYVKSRSTPTHMIVPILENKAVWGNVRVAFRSVGNLVDDLVYFGFLVTSAFLAFGIFLKRVLLQLDPSRAVPVRVNSAFNLFSEGVVILDSNLLIMLTNQSAARMLDKEPETQLGKRIDDWPWVKDEGWQAPWETAFNTGLGVSEQSLYLQDKGEQRLIVVSCTLIGEEDPTRSGVMVTLNDMSAMQKKNRELSVINYQLKKSKESISEKNRELETLAWRDPLTGLLNRRKFLENFQTLLEEALEHSRPLVCVMLDIDFFKAINDNYGHAAGDEVICAVAAQLSLASRETDIVGRYGGEEFVLVMPDTTIEQGLEISDRLRLSILKLSEDVTVPVPRVAASLGVADVLLEAGHDSTDAMLDRADKALYGAKESGRNRVVAFDPDTLALLAANKAAHEDQQVVVSKGQAESRADQAASEVDEKNSRSTGLFAQAPEDSHSHEAVLSEQADAVKAFVSKHNEVVERLKSHDLLTQLPLRQLFMHAVENELLRADRLSRTVGIVSIEIKELSRLQSSLGHQEVEIMIKEVIGKIQEELRASDMVTRINEAHSISHLAENEYGILLSDLAESEQALPIVTRIRRLLLAPMVLNGKTIYLGFNIGVALFPECGDTAVDLVEAATRARIEAAKQPEKVSYFFASTDMERQSREYLQLESDLYLAVEEKKLEVYFQPKFDLASRTISSVEALVRWKDETRGFVSPVDFIPIAETNGLIRQIFHQVLEASLQQIVEWDNLKLAKMKVSVNLSASQLRDPELVSHVLTALDNVGLAPERLEIELTETSIIQSPQRARIALGQLHDAGVTISMDDFGTGYTSIGLLAELPLDSVKIDRSFIVAMQTSERSRAIVESVINMAHTLRLLVVAEGVETNEQLTTLDALGCNEIQGYLISRPLPGLEITELLRRETLRRARSRAA from the coding sequence ATGAAAATCGTAACTGCATTCAGGGCCATGATGCAACGCTCGCAAGCGGTGAAGCTAGCCTTTAGTCTGTCCATGCTGCTGTTGTGTCTGTTGTTCATGGCTGACTTGTTGACGCTACGAGGTAATCCTGCCAATGAGCGGCAGGCTGCACGCAAGGTGGTCGCAGAGTCGCTGGCCATACAGTTGTCGACACTTGTCAATATTGCCGACAAGCGCGCATTGCAGCATGCCATCAGCGAATTCGTGATGCGCAACGAGGATGTTCTTGCTGCATCGATTGCTCGATTCTCAGGTGAGAAACTGGCAGAGTATGGTGAGCTTGATAAGCTGACTTACGTTAAAAGCCGTTCTACACCAACACATATGATCGTCCCTATTCTGGAGAATAAAGCGGTCTGGGGTAATGTGCGGGTGGCCTTCAGATCAGTCGGTAACCTGGTGGATGATCTTGTCTATTTCGGCTTTCTGGTGACAAGCGCTTTCCTGGCATTTGGTATTTTTCTCAAGCGAGTATTACTGCAGCTTGACCCCAGCAGGGCTGTACCCGTACGCGTGAATTCGGCTTTCAATCTGTTCTCCGAAGGTGTGGTCATCCTTGATTCCAATCTGTTGATCATGCTGACGAATCAATCGGCGGCCAGAATGCTGGACAAAGAGCCAGAAACGCAATTGGGTAAACGTATCGATGACTGGCCCTGGGTTAAGGATGAGGGTTGGCAGGCGCCGTGGGAAACCGCATTCAACACCGGTTTGGGTGTGTCGGAACAAAGTCTGTATCTGCAAGACAAGGGTGAACAACGACTGATCGTGGTGAGTTGCACACTCATTGGCGAAGAGGATCCGACCCGCAGTGGTGTCATGGTAACGCTCAATGACATGAGTGCCATGCAGAAGAAAAATCGAGAGCTCTCCGTCATCAACTATCAGTTGAAGAAATCGAAGGAATCCATCTCCGAGAAGAACCGTGAGCTGGAAACGCTGGCCTGGCGAGATCCTTTGACAGGTTTGTTGAATCGACGAAAATTTCTGGAAAATTTCCAGACTCTTCTGGAAGAGGCGTTAGAACATTCAAGACCACTGGTTTGCGTGATGCTTGATATAGATTTTTTCAAGGCGATCAATGACAACTATGGTCATGCGGCAGGTGATGAGGTTATTTGTGCGGTTGCCGCCCAGTTAAGTCTTGCCAGCCGAGAAACAGATATTGTCGGTCGCTATGGAGGTGAGGAATTCGTACTGGTCATGCCTGATACCACGATTGAGCAGGGCCTTGAAATATCAGATCGATTGCGGCTGAGCATATTGAAGCTGAGTGAGGATGTGACGGTGCCTGTGCCTCGGGTGGCTGCGAGCCTGGGAGTTGCAGATGTGCTGCTGGAAGCAGGTCATGACAGCACAGATGCGATGCTTGATCGCGCGGACAAGGCTTTGTACGGCGCCAAGGAGTCAGGCAGAAACCGGGTTGTGGCATTTGACCCTGACACGCTGGCACTGCTGGCGGCCAACAAAGCGGCCCATGAGGATCAGCAAGTGGTGGTCTCAAAAGGACAGGCCGAAAGCAGGGCTGACCAAGCTGCGTCCGAAGTTGACGAGAAGAACAGTAGAAGCACTGGGTTGTTTGCCCAGGCACCTGAAGACTCACACTCCCATGAAGCGGTACTGTCGGAACAGGCCGATGCTGTGAAAGCATTTGTCAGCAAGCACAATGAGGTTGTGGAGAGGCTCAAAAGCCACGACTTGCTGACACAGCTACCACTCAGACAGCTGTTCATGCATGCGGTGGAGAATGAACTATTGCGCGCAGACAGGCTGAGTCGTACGGTAGGAATCGTGTCAATCGAGATCAAGGAGCTGAGTCGCTTGCAGTCGAGTCTGGGGCATCAGGAAGTTGAAATAATGATCAAGGAGGTGATTGGCAAGATTCAGGAGGAGCTTCGGGCAAGCGATATGGTCACCCGTATCAATGAGGCCCACAGCATCTCTCATCTGGCAGAAAATGAATACGGCATATTACTGTCTGATCTGGCTGAATCCGAACAGGCCTTGCCTATCGTGACACGCATTCGACGTTTGTTGCTGGCTCCGATGGTTCTTAACGGCAAAACGATTTATCTTGGATTTAATATCGGAGTTGCATTATTTCCCGAGTGTGGCGACACAGCGGTTGATCTGGTGGAGGCTGCTACGCGGGCACGCATCGAGGCTGCCAAGCAACCAGAGAAAGTCTCCTATTTCTTCGCTTCGACCGATATGGAACGACAATCAAGAGAGTATCTTCAGCTTGAATCAGACCTGTACCTGGCGGTTGAAGAGAAAAAGCTTGAAGTCTATTTTCAACCAAAATTTGATCTGGCATCCCGTACCATCTCCAGTGTCGAGGCTTTGGTTCGTTGGAAAGATGAGACTCGTGGATTTGTGTCTCCTGTCGACTTCATCCCCATTGCTGAAACCAATGGGTTGATACGTCAGATTTTTCACCAGGTACTGGAAGCCTCATTGCAGCAGATTGTCGAATGGGATAATTTGAAGCTTGCGAAAATGAAAGTGTCGGTTAATCTTTCTGCCTCCCAATTGCGGGATCCGGAGCTGGTGTCACATGTATTGACAGCCCTTGACAATGTAGGTCTGGCGCCAGAACGACTGGAAATAGAGCTGACAGAGACATCGATCATTCAGTCACCACAGCGTGCACGCATAGCGCTGGGGCAGCTGCACGATGCAGGTGTGACCATCTCCATGGATGATTTTGGTACGGGATATACCTCCATTGGCCTGTTGGCAGAATTGCCGTTGGATTCTGTCAAGATAGATCGCTCTTTCATCGTCGCCATGCAGACCAGTGAGCGTAGTCGCGCCATTGTCGAATCGGTGATCAACATGGCGCACACTCTCAGACTGCTGGTGGTGGCCGAAGGTGTCGAAACCAACGAGCAGCTGACAACTCTGGATGCATTAGGCTGTAACGAAATACAGGGCTATCTGATCAGTCGTCCATTGCCGGGGCTGGAAATTACAGAACTGTTGCGACGTGAGACCCTGAGACGTGCCAGGTCCAGGGCTGCCTGA
- a CDS encoding ABC transporter ATP-binding protein, translating to MELSLRTHQLSIGHGGLSLCRGIDFNLSSGQILCLLGPNGCGKTTLFKTILGLLPPVDGDIILNGTSICELSRTRLARQIAYVPQQHAPPFPYTTAEVVMMARAAHLPLFGQPGKQDYLAVDNALSQLGISSLANQDYSQLSGGQRQLILIARALAQETPFIIMDEPTASLDFGNEAIVMRQIAALTRTMASANRGIILSTHNPDQAFTLNADVLLMHAQSVIGQGRPQQALTADKLSLAYGTPVSVEQTQSGHTVCVPTYSPASPSMPALP from the coding sequence GTGGAACTGAGCCTGCGTACGCATCAGCTGAGCATCGGCCATGGCGGCCTATCCTTGTGTCGGGGCATAGATTTCAATCTATCTTCAGGACAGATTCTCTGTTTGCTGGGCCCGAATGGTTGTGGAAAAACTACGTTGTTCAAGACTATTCTGGGTCTGCTTCCCCCTGTGGATGGTGACATCATTCTGAACGGCACATCGATCTGCGAACTGAGCCGTACCCGGCTTGCCCGTCAGATCGCCTATGTTCCGCAACAACATGCACCACCATTTCCCTACACCACGGCGGAGGTTGTCATGATGGCGCGGGCAGCACACCTTCCCCTGTTTGGCCAACCCGGCAAGCAGGACTATCTGGCGGTGGACAATGCCTTGTCACAACTGGGTATATCCTCACTGGCAAATCAGGACTATTCACAACTATCAGGTGGACAAAGGCAGCTGATTTTAATCGCTCGTGCCCTGGCTCAGGAAACACCTTTCATCATCATGGATGAACCGACTGCCAGCCTCGATTTTGGTAACGAGGCGATCGTGATGCGCCAGATAGCCGCATTGACTCGCACCATGGCATCAGCCAATCGCGGCATTATTCTCTCTACCCACAATCCGGATCAAGCCTTCACCCTCAATGCCGATGTGCTGCTGATGCACGCTCAATCAGTGATAGGCCAAGGCCGACCGCAACAAGCGCTCACAGCCGACAAGCTTAGTCTGGCCTACGGTACGCCGGTGAGCGTCGAACAGACCCAGAGTGGCCACACGGTCTGTGTTCCCACCTACTCGCCAGCCAGCCCCAGTATGCCCGCGCTTCCCTGA
- a CDS encoding DUF3135 domain-containing protein, whose product MRQNNASEFDFDDWAGLYLENPQEFEARRQATLMIEMTRGSSENATASRALLDAYEKAAKGCSPAQRMKIASEMMMESAHQLSAELQILKQTLEQLDLDVPAPDSDSVSSPEQVTSSN is encoded by the coding sequence ATGCGACAGAACAATGCCAGTGAATTCGACTTTGATGATTGGGCCGGGCTCTACCTGGAGAATCCGCAGGAGTTCGAGGCGCGTCGCCAGGCGACTCTGATGATTGAGATGACGCGCGGATCATCCGAGAATGCGACTGCTTCGCGAGCTTTACTTGATGCCTATGAGAAAGCTGCCAAGGGATGTTCGCCGGCGCAACGCATGAAAATTGCCAGTGAGATGATGATGGAATCAGCTCATCAGCTGAGTGCCGAGCTACAGATACTCAAGCAGACTCTGGAGCAGCTTGATCTTGACGTTCCTGCTCCAGATTCGGATTCTGTCTCGAGTCCAGAGCAGGTCACGAGCTCAAACTGA
- a CDS encoding FecCD family ABC transporter permease: MSTSGRRRLPVTTGFIGPGLILLALAAASLFAIMIGPYSLSASQALAALVGLSGDPQADIVVQQIRLPRIGAALLVGAALAASGATYQAMFRNPLVSPDILGVSAGAGLGAVLGIFLSLPVAMIQLCAFVGGMSAVLLVGLVVRLGNNNNPTLALILTGVVIGALAGAMTSLLKVMADPYDQLPAITFWLLGSLASITLTDMKPALPAVLLGLTPLILLRWRINVLAFGDEEAKTLGVDAGKLRLAVIVAATLITASVTAIAGVIGWVGLVIPHIARMLVGPGFGRLLPASMALGAGYLLLIDTLARTLSEVETPIGILTAVIGAPFFIALLARGKRGWN, encoded by the coding sequence ATGAGCACTTCTGGCCGTCGCCGATTACCGGTGACTACCGGTTTTATCGGGCCTGGCCTGATATTGCTGGCTCTGGCAGCAGCCAGTCTGTTCGCTATCATGATTGGCCCCTATTCCTTGTCTGCAAGTCAGGCTCTGGCGGCCCTTGTTGGTCTGAGTGGCGACCCTCAGGCTGACATCGTGGTACAGCAGATCCGCCTGCCGCGCATCGGGGCGGCCTTGCTGGTAGGAGCTGCTCTGGCGGCATCGGGTGCTACTTACCAGGCCATGTTCAGAAACCCGCTTGTCTCACCAGATATTCTGGGTGTCTCAGCCGGCGCCGGACTGGGAGCTGTACTCGGCATATTCCTGTCGCTTCCCGTTGCCATGATCCAGCTTTGCGCTTTTGTCGGTGGCATGAGCGCAGTCTTGCTGGTAGGCCTGGTGGTACGTCTGGGCAACAATAACAACCCAACTCTGGCACTCATACTGACAGGTGTGGTGATCGGGGCTCTTGCGGGAGCCATGACATCACTGCTCAAAGTCATGGCAGACCCCTACGATCAATTGCCTGCCATTACTTTCTGGCTACTGGGCTCACTTGCCAGCATTACTCTGACTGACATGAAACCCGCCTTGCCTGCCGTACTGCTGGGCCTGACACCACTGATCTTGCTGCGCTGGCGTATCAATGTACTTGCCTTTGGAGACGAAGAGGCCAAAACCCTGGGCGTGGATGCCGGCAAGCTACGCCTGGCTGTCATTGTTGCCGCCACACTGATCACCGCCAGTGTCACCGCCATCGCCGGTGTCATCGGCTGGGTAGGTCTTGTCATTCCACACATTGCACGCATGCTTGTCGGGCCTGGTTTTGGACGGTTGTTACCCGCATCCATGGCGCTGGGCGCGGGATACCTACTCTTGATTGATACCCTGGCCAGAACCCTCAGCGAGGTGGAAACACCAATAGGTATTCTTACAGCGGTTATCGGTGCACCTTTTTTCATCGCTCTGCTGGCAAGAGGCAAGCGCGGGTGGAACTGA
- a CDS encoding molybdate ABC transporter substrate-binding protein → MTHIISVNNKPNLLVGLLRIGLLTALCLGSSLHAYAQDKQDNSADMVPVKLFAAGSLKVALGEIAQAWSEQTGIAVETQFAPSGLLRERIEAGEHADLFASANMRHPQTLQSAGKSTSVVLFVRNQLCALTAAGLSVDSDGLLDAMLDESNRVATSTPRADPSGDYAYTLFAKTDAQQPGAQQTLEGKSLQLTGGPNSKQPPEGRNNYAWVMDSDQAEIFLTYCTNAVLAQQEVPALGIVQVPEAFAVGADYGLTVMNDAHSNAAQLALHILSPDAQSILASYGFSPVTLPR, encoded by the coding sequence ATGACGCATATCATCAGCGTAAATAACAAACCGAATCTACTTGTCGGCTTGTTACGAATAGGATTATTAACGGCCCTGTGCCTGGGTAGCTCGCTGCACGCCTACGCTCAGGATAAACAGGACAATTCCGCAGACATGGTGCCCGTCAAACTGTTTGCAGCAGGTAGTCTGAAGGTTGCATTGGGTGAAATCGCTCAAGCGTGGTCAGAACAGACCGGTATCGCTGTAGAGACACAATTTGCCCCCTCCGGCTTGCTGCGTGAACGCATAGAGGCGGGCGAACATGCCGATCTTTTTGCTTCAGCGAACATGCGTCACCCGCAAACTCTGCAAAGTGCCGGCAAGAGTACTTCAGTTGTTCTGTTCGTCAGAAACCAACTATGCGCCCTTACCGCTGCCGGACTATCAGTCGATAGCGACGGTTTGCTGGATGCCATGCTCGATGAATCCAACCGCGTCGCAACCTCAACCCCCAGAGCCGATCCATCCGGCGACTATGCCTATACGCTGTTTGCAAAAACAGATGCCCAACAGCCAGGTGCGCAACAGACCCTGGAAGGAAAATCCCTGCAACTCACCGGCGGTCCCAACAGCAAACAGCCTCCAGAAGGGCGCAATAACTACGCCTGGGTCATGGACAGTGATCAGGCAGAGATCTTTCTCACTTATTGTACCAACGCAGTTCTGGCGCAACAGGAAGTACCGGCTCTTGGCATAGTGCAAGTTCCGGAAGCTTTTGCCGTGGGTGCTGATTATGGTCTGACTGTCATGAACGATGCTCATTCAAACGCGGCACAACTGGCTTTGCACATTCTTTCGCCGGACGCCCAGTCAATACTTGCCAGCTACGGTTTCAGCCCAGTCACACTGCCTCGCTGA
- a CDS encoding aldo/keto reductase — MQRRQLTENLEVSAMGLGCMGMSEFYGPHDDTESLQVLHRAAELGISFIDTADMYGPFHNEELIARFLKQCSSPMQIATKFGIVRKPGEYARTINNSAEYARSACEASLRRLGVDCIDLYYVHRIDVNQDIEVVMHALSALVSEGKIRHIGLCEVSAATLRRAHAVHPVAALQTEYSLWSRDVEADILPTCKELGIGFVPYSPLGRGFLTGTFDASGNFPEGDFRAALPRFTGNNARSNLSIVEVVHSLAERNNCTAAQVALAWLLSKGENIVPIPGTKRIAYLEENAAASDIQLPQNQLDELETSIAQLEVAGQRYTDEGMKGLNA, encoded by the coding sequence ATGCAGCGACGACAGCTAACCGAAAACCTTGAAGTATCAGCGATGGGTTTGGGCTGCATGGGAATGAGCGAATTTTATGGCCCGCATGACGATACAGAATCCCTGCAGGTACTACACCGCGCCGCCGAGCTGGGCATCAGCTTTATCGATACCGCAGATATGTATGGCCCCTTTCACAACGAAGAGCTGATCGCACGCTTTCTCAAGCAATGCTCTTCACCGATGCAGATTGCCACAAAGTTCGGCATTGTCCGAAAGCCTGGAGAATATGCCCGCACCATCAATAACAGTGCCGAATATGCCCGATCGGCCTGCGAAGCCTCATTGCGTCGACTCGGTGTTGACTGTATCGATCTTTACTATGTGCACCGGATTGACGTCAACCAGGACATTGAAGTGGTGATGCATGCGCTCTCGGCATTGGTCAGCGAAGGCAAGATTCGGCACATTGGTCTGTGCGAGGTCAGTGCCGCCACATTGCGACGCGCTCACGCGGTACACCCGGTTGCCGCACTGCAGACCGAATACTCTCTCTGGAGCCGTGATGTGGAGGCCGATATTCTGCCCACCTGCAAAGAACTGGGCATTGGCTTCGTTCCCTACTCTCCATTGGGTCGAGGTTTTCTTACCGGTACATTCGACGCCTCGGGCAACTTTCCGGAAGGCGATTTCAGAGCGGCATTACCGCGCTTTACAGGTAACAATGCACGCAGCAATCTATCGATCGTTGAGGTTGTTCATTCACTGGCCGAGCGTAACAATTGCACTGCCGCCCAGGTCGCTCTAGCCTGGCTATTGAGCAAGGGCGAAAATATCGTCCCCATTCCGGGTACCAAGCGCATCGCCTACCTGGAAGAAAATGCAGCTGCTAGCGATATCCAACTGCCACAAAATCAGCTGGACGAACTGGAAACCTCAATCGCACAACTGGAAGTGGCCGGGCAACGCTACACCGATGAAGGCATGAAGGGCCTGAATGCCTGA
- a CDS encoding aminotransferase class I/II-fold pyridoxal phosphate-dependent enzyme, which yields MSIPFTPLLKSLPASVPFTGPETLERQRGSQFKARLGANESAFGISSRAALAISEHIGTSGCSWYGDPENHDLRSLLAQKHGVDMDCLCVDAGIDALLGLTVRMTIEPGTPVVSSLGAYPTFNYHVAGFGGVLHTVPYKNHHEDPDALIDCARQHNARLVYLSNPDNPMGTSLSADVTQSMIERLPEGCILLLDEAYAEFMTDHELPELDMDNRQLIRFRTFSKAYGLAGMRIGYAMGNPELISGFNRIRNHFAVNRLAQIAAVASLEDTKILPSVLQKVSAGRQRIYDLADSLQLPYLRSSTNFVTVDMGSSQRAAEILAALNEQGIFLRKPMVPPQDRFIRFGVGTENEHAMLAQALGALLEN from the coding sequence ATGTCCATACCGTTTACGCCACTGCTCAAAAGCCTGCCCGCCAGTGTTCCCTTCACCGGACCAGAAACGCTCGAGCGGCAACGCGGCAGTCAATTCAAGGCTCGCCTGGGCGCCAATGAAAGTGCATTCGGCATTTCTTCCCGGGCAGCTCTGGCCATCAGTGAGCACATAGGAACATCCGGCTGCAGCTGGTACGGGGACCCTGAAAACCATGACCTGCGTTCACTTCTGGCACAGAAACATGGCGTTGATATGGACTGCCTGTGTGTTGATGCAGGAATAGATGCACTGCTTGGATTAACGGTAAGAATGACCATTGAACCAGGCACGCCGGTTGTCTCCTCGCTGGGTGCCTATCCGACATTCAATTATCATGTTGCAGGCTTTGGTGGTGTATTGCACACAGTGCCTTACAAAAACCATCACGAAGACCCGGATGCCTTGATCGATTGCGCCAGACAGCACAACGCTCGGCTCGTTTATCTGTCCAATCCGGATAACCCCATGGGCACCAGCCTGTCAGCCGATGTGACCCAGTCGATGATTGAGCGCCTTCCCGAGGGTTGCATCTTGCTACTGGATGAAGCCTATGCGGAATTCATGACAGATCATGAACTGCCTGAGCTGGATATGGACAATCGACAGCTCATCCGCTTCAGAACCTTCTCCAAAGCCTATGGACTGGCTGGCATGAGAATCGGTTATGCCATGGGGAATCCTGAGCTGATCTCCGGATTCAATCGCATACGCAATCATTTTGCAGTCAATCGACTCGCCCAGATTGCTGCAGTAGCCTCCCTGGAGGATACCAAGATACTGCCCTCTGTCTTGCAGAAAGTCAGCGCAGGTCGACAACGAATCTATGATCTTGCAGACTCATTGCAACTTCCCTACCTGCGTTCATCAACCAACTTCGTCACGGTTGATATGGGTTCAAGTCAGCGTGCGGCTGAAATACTGGCAGCTCTGAACGAGCAGGGAATATTCCTTCGCAAGCCCATGGTCCCACCCCAGGACCGTTTTATACGTTTTGGTGTGGGAACAGAAAACGAGCATGCCATGCTTGCGCAAGCTCTGGGTGCGCTGCTGGAAAACTGA